A window of Mucilaginibacter paludis DSM 18603 contains these coding sequences:
- a CDS encoding DUF5695 domain-containing protein produces MGKADGKRYLPCYDTFAWNQLEYFDTNSDGDFKTYIHARYTSSTKPGGTWRQPISSAAILPGATVNYGFKFRWAANYQGIRDILIQEGMVDIQVLPGMTIPTDLTVELLLSTKREIKKVEAEFPGTTIIKRVSHHAR; encoded by the coding sequence TTGGGAAAGGCCGACGGGAAAAGGTACTTACCTTGTTATGATACCTTTGCCTGGAACCAACTGGAATATTTTGACACTAACAGTGATGGTGATTTTAAAACTTATATCCACGCCAGGTATACATCATCCACAAAACCAGGAGGTACCTGGCGGCAACCAATTAGTTCGGCAGCTATTTTGCCGGGTGCTACGGTTAACTATGGATTTAAATTCAGGTGGGCGGCCAATTATCAGGGGATAAGGGATATCCTAATTCAGGAAGGAATGGTAGACATACAGGTTTTGCCTGGCATGACTATACCAACCGATTTAACGGTTGAATTATTGCTAAGCACTAAAAGGGAAATAAAAAAGGTTGAAGCAGAATTTCCAGGTACGACTATTATAAAGCGGGTTAGCCATCACGCTCGTTAA